In one window of Novipirellula artificiosorum DNA:
- the rpsI gene encoding 30S ribosomal protein S9 has protein sequence MVAVKKDKINGDALGTGRRKSSVARVRVRAGSGNVTINSKPLNEYFVNAQDQASIIATLDAVSLADQVDVLVRVGGGGMTGQSGAVRMGLARALVSYDETLHEPLREGSYLTRDSRMKERKKPGLRGARRGVQFSKR, from the coding sequence ATGGTCGCTGTAAAGAAGGACAAAATCAACGGAGATGCGCTCGGCACCGGGCGTCGTAAGAGTAGCGTTGCTCGAGTACGCGTGCGTGCCGGAAGCGGCAACGTGACCATCAATTCAAAGCCGTTGAACGAGTACTTTGTGAATGCTCAAGACCAAGCGAGCATCATCGCGACGCTTGACGCCGTTTCACTGGCCGACCAAGTCGACGTTTTGGTGCGAGTCGGTGGTGGTGGCATGACCGGGCAAAGTGGTGCGGTTCGTATGGGCCTTGCACGGGCTTTGGTCAGCTATGACGAAACGCTCCATGAGCCGCTTCGTGAAGGCAGCTACTTGACGCGAGATTCGCGAATGAAAGAGCGTAAGAAGCCAGGTCTACGCGGTGCCCGTCGAGGCGTCCAGTTCAGCAAACGTTAA
- the rplM gene encoding 50S ribosomal protein L13 produces MAKPDQVAKKWHLVDANDEVLGRLASDIAVYLMGKHRPEYTPHVDCGDFVVVINADKVAMTGRKMEARHYTWYTGHPGLRLESYADRQERKPEDLIYHAVRRMLPKNKLATQMLSKLKIYAGPEHPHSAQQPVEMKRVGKKANAANA; encoded by the coding sequence ATGGCCAAGCCCGACCAAGTGGCAAAAAAGTGGCATCTCGTCGATGCAAATGACGAAGTGCTCGGCCGATTGGCGAGTGACATCGCCGTGTATTTGATGGGAAAACACCGTCCTGAATACACGCCGCACGTCGATTGTGGTGACTTCGTTGTCGTCATCAACGCCGACAAAGTGGCGATGACCGGGCGAAAAATGGAAGCACGCCACTACACGTGGTACACCGGCCACCCCGGGCTCCGCTTGGAAAGCTATGCGGACCGTCAAGAACGCAAGCCCGAAGATCTGATCTACCATGCCGTCCGCCGCATGTTGCCCAAGAACAAATTGGCGACCCAAATGTTGTCCAAACTGAAAATCTACGCGGGTCCCGAGCACCCTCATTCGGCTCAACAGCCGGTTGAGATGAAGCGAGTGGGCAAGAAGGCCAACGCCGCCAACGCCTAA